The stretch of DNA ctatataataataataataataataataatagtaaaaaagtcatagtataacataatttttttaaaaatgaataaaataaaaaagggttaaattgaaaaaaaagggaaaaaaagctAAATTCGAAATAAATCTGAAAACCTGACCACATTGAATGCGCGCGCAAGTGcggaggaccaaaagggaaattattccCTCCCTTCAAAAACGTTGCGCAGcaatgggctaaattgaaaaacaattaaaaaatgcGGCttaatttaaaaagaagcaaAGCAGGTTTGATTGCAACGCGCCACAAACAAGAGGGCCTCAATGCGCAATTTACCCCTTAAAGCCCAACGCGTAGATCCTCCccctccgggtcgggtcaccgcgcgggttaTACTGGGGCTAAACGGCACCGTTTCCTCTACTCATAAAAGGCCaaaatttttaccaaaattcactttttcccttttttaaaagCAATAGCAGAGAAACCCTCTACTAGGGTTTTTTTTCCATGCCGCCGCCGCTGCTCAAGCCATTCCATGGCCTCCGACGACGCCCCGACCTCCGATCACAATGGAGGGGGGACCGATTCGACGGTTTCGGCTAAAGGTAAgtcttttcccttcttttcttttgttgttttaggtaaaataaaacgaaaataaaaggaaaattaatatacatacatacaaaaAGAAACGATGAACAAAGTAAAAAACCttcgaaaaataaattttctctgTATTTCTTTTTCTGTTTCTCGTATATCTCCGTGTCTACCCCCTTTTTGAGTACATGGaatatggcttttatagcctaaaaataatagaaagaagaagaaaaaaaactattCTCTATTCGAAATCtgttattttccttctttttcgtTGCTATTTGTTCCTGTTTGTTGCTTTTTTGGGTTGTTCGCAGGTGCGTGCTTGGAGGCGTGTGCGAGATTCGCGGCGGGCGGCGCGATCTGCGGAGTGCAAGGGGGACTGCTGGGCGTGGGAGCGGCGTGCAAGTAGGGGGTGGTTGCGGCTTGCGGCGATGGCAGAGAGGCTCTTAGGGTTTCTGCTATTTTTTTTGTGGGCTAGGTTTAGTTTGTTGGGTCTATGGGCTGTTTGGGTATTGGGTTTGTAAAAAATTGGGCCTTTATTTTTTCGCATGCGGGCCCGGGTAGATTGGGCTTGTTACATAACCTACATTCATATAGTCACAACagaaagaaacatattaaatatcATGTTCACAAATTAGAGAAAATTACACCTCTTTGTCCATTGTGACTTTGTGCGGGCTATCTAGTTTGGAATTTATCTCTTTGATTGAATCCAACATGTCTTGTTGAACTCAATTAGGGAATGGATTTTTCAATGAGAATGATATGGAGTACAAGGAAGCAATAGATTTTTCCTCAATTTTCATGTGCATTCTATGTGGAACATGGAAGGCAAGGAATATGGTGGTATTTTTTCTGAAGGAATGTTCAAACTCAATTTGTACGTTAGAACAAATCAAGCGGATGCTACAATATATTCACAGAGCCATTAACCTCAAGTTGGAATAAAGAAAGGGAAGTTGAAGCTTACATCTCAATCTAGAGGAAGTGGAGCTAGTAATTGGAAAGTGGCGTTTTTGTATTATTAAAGGGCAAGGGGATAACAACTTTGGAGTAGAGATTCAAGGAGGAACTCGATAATTGTTTGTAATCTTAAAATGCAATTGATGCTTCAGAGTGGGATTACAATTTTAAGAATGATATTGGTATTCTTGAAGGAGATAGATATTTGGAGCAAGACTTCTTAATAGAGCTAAAAAATGGACCAATATTTTAAACAACAAGAGCAAGGTTGATGGAAAGTTTGCACTAGCATATAAAGATACCATACTTTTGACAAgcacaatttaagtacaattagAAGTCAAGCCATGAGTAAAGATAGGATTCTTGCCTTCAAATGTGCCAACAAAGGCAATTAATCCAGAAACAATTTTAAAGGAATAGAAAAAAAAGGGATTAGTTTTCTTACCCAAAAGAAGTTGTGGACGTTGATGTTCATTAGAAAGccttttggcttttttttttgcACTGTTTGGACTCATCGAGCTTGGATTGGATTAAGGAAATTGATTTCTCTATTTTGAAGAAATTGGATCGATTAAACTTGGAATTATATCCTAAAGGTTCAAGACTTATCCTGCACTTATTGAAGATACTCTTAGAGCTAATTATCTTGTTGTTTTAATGAGAAGACTGGTTGTAATTGATCTATTAAGTCAACTAATCTCAATTCCTTACATATTGAGGAGACTTGTATAGATGATGTAATGAATTGATTATTGAAGAACGTTTTCTATGAGTGCATTAAGTGACAAATCAAGTGTGCTACTTGTTTTCTGTCCTACTTAGACGAAAGTGATATAGATATTAAGTACAAAAACGAGATTATAATCTAGCGAGTGTTAGAGCTGATAATCATTTATTGTATGAAGTGTTaagataataaattatttttctagaCAATACCTcgcagacaaaaaaaaaaaaaagaaccatgCAAATATATCATGTGTTATTCATTGTTCTTCACCAGTGCCTAGAATAATCGTCACGGCTCAATTTACCTgcaaatatcaatttaaattctttcaaaaataaataaaaccgtTGACTCCATCGTAATTTTCCTTTGACTATTTTTATCTGAATTTTATGTAATTGTCTTTGTCGTACTTACTATCTAAAGGGGGTTTGTTTCACGTTTCTATCAAATAGAAAggactaattaattaattaattaattaattaattaataattaatacaaGTCATATATTCCAATGGTTAAGTTCACAACCACTCACTAAATTATTAAGTAGAGTACATTGACTGCAACTTCAATTCATTTTGGTAAATTACAtaattagtcattaaattatgtgtaagttttcgttttggtcatttaattaaaattattacaattttatcactaaagttttttaaattgttttctttCTTATCACTCGATTATTATTAAGTAGCACTTTTTCTAATTGATATAGTAAAAATTTTgtagataaaaaatttaaaaatagataaaataagggaaaattatttttaaatcctCCTAATTTTCTCTATGTATTATTTGTATAGGAATATCCAATGcctattctttaaaaatattataaaaacaaaaacattacCCGAAATTATTGGTTCTCTATTTTTAACTCTTCTGTTTTTTGACATAGCTTTTTCgctataagaaaagaaaaaaatcagaatataagttttttttttacaatttgggttttaaaaaataatttaaaagattaaaaatttgaATTGAGTCTGGAAAAGGAATTTTTGTggtatattttgtatatttttgctaaaaaaatGGCATCAAAGCCAATTTCCCAACCTTCTATAATATCAGTTCTAGGTGTTCTACAAGGGTATAGAACTTGACTTGAAGATATTACTAATTTGGTTCTGAGAAATATTGAAGAAACTTTTAATGATCTaacttttttttggttttgttttatttttaataattttgagctttttttataatttatatataaaatagggccaaattgaaagaaaatataaaagctaAGAACTAAAATTGTTATTACCAACTAAAAAAGTGACTCTTAACAATTGGATGACCAAAAAACAATTTCGAAAACTTTAGCTACCAAATGGTAACTTTTTTTAGTCAAGTGACCAAAACGAAGACTTATTCATAATTTGGTGActaatggtgtaatttacccatttttaaataatcatattaaaaatacaaatgtTAAATTGCGAAGCCAAACTTTTGTGTTAGGggcacaaaataaaaataagaaaattgagaGGGGCTAAagcataaattttatattaaaaaaacttaaattaaattataatttttgaggAAGGACTAACATATCAATTTAACCAATTGAAAAAAAAGGGGTATTAATTCTCTTACCTAACCCCCTAtgtctttaaataaaataattataattattttacacTTTAAACATTATACTAATAACATttcatcatatttaataaaaaaataagggtaaattacaccattagtcactaaattattcaaaatttttcatttaagtctctaaattatttaaatcaatattaTATGGCTTTCTCCGTTTGCACTACCTATACCAATTGAAAGCTCTCtttccccttctcttctacaatgcatttttttcatgaaacaattttgGATATCACGaatctacgaatcaaaattcaaacaacttttgtCTTCGATCTCTAACATTGATTGTCAGATCAACTTAGATCtaaagtatgttcttctactcattgaTGTGTACTGATCTACTGTGCTAATTGTCAAATCGTCGTTTAAAGCTCACTagcaaaactttttttttaaaaaatagtgacttaaataaaaaattttgaatagtttagtgacttaaatgaaaactttcaaataatttagtgaccaaattataacttttttaattaaacgGCCAAAGCGAAAACTTAaccataatttagtgactaatgatgTAGTTTACTCAAAAAAGATGAGTACATGAGTTACAATATATGCGTTATACTTTTTTATTTGATGaagaaacatttttttatttattttaatattatacgtatagaggtgttcatgggtcgggtcgggtccAATCAAAATTGTAGGCCCGTTTGTTAGGCACGGACtcgaaaaataggcctaaaattttatctaagccCGACCCGACTTGCtcgtattaaatttttaaaaatatatataatacatccaaaatacaaaaaaaaattaagataaatatttcccaacacattgaaaataaatttaaaaagaatatgtatacttaaataacactaatatagttgcaatttaacaagaaaatgactctaaaatagtaacaaaattaacaacaaaacaagagttatacaataacaacaaaatagtaacaatataatagtgaaatggtagtaaaattgtgaaaaaaataataacaaaataacagAAGAACAGtaagaaaaaaacaataaaatagcaacaaaatagtaaaaaaataaccgttttctttgttttttttgcatattcgggCCGGGTTGGCTCGCGCAAAAAAAGTATTACTTGAGACCcgacctattttttaaacgggccttatttttttttccaaactcattttttgagcctatatttttacatAAACCCTCCTACATTTTGGGCAGACCTTCAGACTAGGCCAGGTCTATACAAGTtgcttaataatatttttttcattaaaggTAATTGCTTAATAttacaatttattaatttattaaatatatacaaatatatattaatcCTAAAGATACCTAAACACGAAGATAATTCTCAAACTCAACAAaccttttaataaaataaaataaaaagatgtacaagattattttaatatggttTATATAGGTTCTTTTAATAGAATTTTATGGTTTATTAATGTGTAAATTTTATTGGATTACATAGCTTGGTAcgatttaattttttaaccaCTTTGTGATCTATAAAAATCCGACTCCGGTGCGGACCAATCAAACCATCCCGATTACGGATTAAAATGTTTTTACCAACTCTATATTATTTCAAACATCAAACAATGACCCTCTTTGAAACGATATTAAGAGATGATCCTATCTATCTTTTTTATCGATTTTAGTCGaaccataaaataaaactcaaataACAATGGCCATGGTCTCTTCGGGTGCGCCCCTCTCCTTAACGTCTATTATTATTAAAACCTAATAAAGTAGCTGTGGCGGCCCCCAATTTTGacgaaaataatgataataatatccACTAACCCTAAAAATAAGGGTAAtattaaaaccaagaaagaaataTTCTAATAAAACTTAGGTTATTAATACCCCAGATGTGGCTTGGGTTTAAGTCATGCTAGTCGTGTTGCTTATTCGAGTTTTACCCTGTTAtcataattcacaaaaaaaaaattcaaaaataatgtcTAAAACTTTAAATTCTTTGTTGAATGTATCAAAAAAGAAATTCAACCtaagttataaaaaataataattattatatgttacGTTATTATCATATCTTTAATTATCATCATATAAAATTGGTGGAGTGCGACCTTCCATCTAACCAAACGTTTCctcattatttataataaaactcGAAACGATTTGGTGAAATCCAAAATAAAGAAACAtgcaattatgaaattttaatagattttataTACTTGCATGCTATACATTCCAACTACCCGAATATACTTGGACAAACCCTTAAATTATTACATTTTGTTTAAATAAGTccctaatttatgattttttatccaTAAAAACTCCCGATTTTCCTAATGCCCTTCTAGAAAAGAGGTCAAACTTAATTTGTTTATACAAAAGgtcaaacttgaaattcaattatcTGCCTTTTTAAATTAAACTTCCATGCTAAACACGGTGTTTAGAGCATTTTGTTTTCCCTAGGAGTGGACTTTGACAAAGTAAATGGAATAATGAATATAAAACTTCTCCAACATAGTTATAAATAAGTGTAACACATTTCCATACTCACAACCAACTTAAGAACATGAAGTTCCTTCAACATTCTGTGCTCCCATTTCTTATTGTCACATTGTCATTGAATGGGGCAACTTTAGCTCATTCTTATGGAGATTTCCTTCATTGCCTTTCTCTTCGTATATCAAACTCTTCTACCATTTCTAAAGTTATTTACACCCAAAATAATCCCTCCTATTCATCGGTTTTGAATGCTTCTATTCATAATGCTAGGTTCTCTACACCAACCACCCCTAAACCCTATGCCATTATTACACCACGCAAAACATCCCATGTCCAATCAACAATTTATTGTTCCAAAAACCATGGCTTCCAACTTAGGATTCGAAGTGGTGGTCATGATGTTGAGGGTGTTTCTTATGTTTCTCAAGTTCCATTTGTCATCCTTGATTTGGTCAACTTTCGAGAGGTTAAAGTTGACACAGAAAATGAAGTTGCCTGGGTTCAATCTGGTGCAACTACAGGTGAATTATATTATGGGATTGCTTCGAAGACGCAGACGCTCGGCTTTCCTGCTGGTATTTGCCACACTATAGGCATTGGTGGGCATTTAAGTGGGGGTGGATTTGGCGTATTGGGCCGTAAATATGGTCTTGCTGTTGATCATGTAATTGATGCTAAATTGGTTGATGCTAATGGAAGGGTTCTTCGTCGAAAATCCATGGGTGAAGATTTGTTTTGGGCTATCCGAGGAGGTGGAGGGAATACCTTTGGGGTTGTTCTTGCTTGGAAAGTAAAGTTAGTCCCTGTTCCACCGGTTGTAACTGTGTTTACAGTTAACAAGAACTTGGAACAAAATGCAACCAAAATCTTCCATCGATGGCAATACATTGCTCACAAGTTACCCAAGGATTTATTTACGACTGTTTGGGTAATGAAGGTGAATTCCAGTCAAGTAGGGAAGAAAACAGTTGAAGCTAGTTTTAGGGGCATGTTACTTGGTGGGGTTGATGAGTTGATTCCATTGATCCAAAACGAGTTTCCAGAGCTAGGACTTGCCAAAGAGAATTGTACCCAAATGAGTTGGGTTCAATCTATTCTTTACTTTGGAGGACTTCCAATTCAACCCGTGGATATTTTGCTTAATAGACATGCTCTTCCAGTATCAAGCGTCAAAGAAAAAACGGACTTCGTCAGGGAACCGATGTCTGAAACTGGAATCGAAGGGTTCATGAACATGTTTCTTGAGGAAGAAGCTGACTTTGCTATAACGATGATAGAGGCTTTCGGAGGCAGAATGGATGAAATCCGGGAAAATGAATTACCTTACCCACATAGAGCAGGCATCTTGTTCGAATCCACTTACATTGTCCAATGGACAAATGAAGCAGATGCGGGAACGTACATAAACTGGATCCGAAGACTCTACAGTTATATGGCCAGTTATGCTTCCAAGTCTCCGAGAGAAGCATATTATAATTACAAGGATCTAGATCTTGGAACTAACAACATTATTGGTTACACAAGTTACGAACAAGCTAGCGTTTGGGGTCTTAAATATTTCAAGAATAACTTCAAAAGATTGGTGCAAATAAAGACCAAGGTTGATCCAATGAATTTCTTTAGAAACGAGCAAAGTATCCCTCCTCTTTGATCTCTATGAAAGAAGAAAGCTCGTCAGGGTTGAagattttagagtttttttttaaatgaaataatatttggGTGAAAAGTAATActatattgtaaaataaattgtttcTTTGTCACTATATATGTCATGATGAATAATTTAGTGCATaatgtattaattaaattataaatttatctttattctAAAATAGTTTTTGTGCGGTGATTATACTTGAAAGGTCCCTGCATTACAGGGATTGGATCACATGGtttgtcattttaattttttattcaataaaaatttcaataagaaaaagaagttgaataaGATAATAGGTGTGGGTATGCCTGGCATTTTCGGACCTTTTAGGCACTTACTGTTACCCTTATTGCGACacgaggacttcaaaaacgtaacaTGCCCAACAGACGATGACATCATAACGAGGAGGTTTCCGACGTCACAACGACACAGTGTCACGACAACGAACGACATCATGGTGAGATGATTCAGGACATTGTGACATGGTGACGTGTTCCCACATAAATCAGGTTTCGTTTCCCAGTTAAACTCTGCTACCTTTTCCAGTCAAACTTAgattattttagagatattttagTCAGATATTAACACTAATTTCAACCTATATAAGGACTTTAGTAACCCTAGAATCGACATCTTCATCACATTAAGATTAAGAGAAGATTAAGAGAGTTTTTGAAAGAGTTTAAGGGAATTTCTTATTTTAGCCAGAGAACTTTATTTTTTAGGATTCAGGATTTTCTGTTTTGGTTATCTCCATCTTGTACTCTTCGTTTATTTGCTCATTAAGTAAAGCCtatttgcctgtggtttttttatCATCTCCAAAGGGATTTTTCCATGTAAATATTTGTGTAtccaattttatttttctcttttttgttgCGTATTGATCCACAATAAACTGGCATTAGAGCTTAGTTCATTTTTCGCAATCAATTCGTTCAGGGATGACAATGAGATATAATATCGAGAAGTTCGATGGCATCACAAATTTCAGTTTATGGCAAGTATGGATGATAGTTATTTTGGTTCAGTATGGCCTGAAAAAGGTcattacagggaaaaagcctgcaAATATGAATCAGTTAGAATGGGATAAGCTTGATAAGAAGACTTTGTCAACAATTCAGTTGTGCCTCACAAACAATATGTTGCAGGAGATGTTTACAGAGAAAACGATAGCAGCCTTATATATGGAGTAAGTTAGAAACCCTATACATGACCAAGTTTCTAGCAGATCGATTGGTGTTGAAACAACACCTTTACACGTTTCGTATAGCCGAAGGTGAGTACCTTAAGGGTCACATTAGTCAATTTGTTACTCTCTTGAATGATCTTAAAAACATCGAGTTTAATATAGATGATGAAGATcagactatgctattattgtgctctttgcCCCTTTCGTAtaagtctttcaaggagaccttGATTTATAGTAGGGATAAACTCTCGTTCGAGGAAGCAAAAGGAAACTTGTTGGGCAAAGACAGACTTGACAATGAGTTTGATTCGGATAGCAAGTCAAATGAGCAAGCCTCGGTTTTGGTTGCAAGATGCAAGAAAGAATCAAAGTCAAGGAATCGAGACAAAACATGTGGCTACTGCAAGAAGTTAGGTCACATTAAGACAAAGTGTTTGCAAAAAATCAAATGCTAGTTCATTGTATGCATGACTTTTTTAGATGCATGATTCTGATTGgtacataaatatataatatatatgacatgcatatatttttacaatcatgaaaaagagaaagaaagaagttAATGAAATTTTAAGCAATGCAAAGAAATAATGTTTCAGTTGGTGCCTTAAGCCAAAAACACATGTTTGTTCGATGATTTGAAATCCAAATAACCATGTCTATTTTGTAAACTTTCATACATGAAAAGTTATGACTTGTCAAAAGGCACTTGTGTACTTATTGGTACATTATATAGAGTTGTTTGGTTGgagttgaattaatttaattcattccaTCCAATTTCTGAGTGAAATTTTTAgtacaaaaatattatttctttttaatgaTATTCAATTTgagatatgatatgatattatttatttatttaaataatgatattaGTAACCAACATTTGGATAATATAGATGAGACATCATTTTCATTGTTAAAAATGAAAGTTTGTAGATGATCGTATAATATAAATgattttagttgttgtttttattaaataacCTTAAGCTAAAAGAGTTTTATATATGATTGTACATTTTTTATTGTATATCATAAAGTTTGGACTAGAAGTGATTTTGACTAGAAAAGAATTAAGTTATATGCATATGTATGGTTAATTTTTCTAATCAATGTAGAATAGTGgaaaatttggcttatataaTAATATCATTATTCTGATATAAAATTTTCTAGTGAGAATATATAATGTgataatcataaatttaaaatcgaGATGATATTGTGCATATGGTTTTTGTACATGGCTTGGATATTATACATGGTCTCACGATTCTAAAAAATTTGAGAtgtagtaaatttcaaaattcactttgaAAGTCACGAATAAAAAATATCATGAGTATTAAATAACAATATGAATGCCATTTGACCCATTTAGGTGATGGACCTGATTTTGATCATAGTCAGAAAATAATTGATAATGCCCATGGTGAATAAATGTATGATTTTATAGTTGACTGGACAATTGGTGGTATTTTAGTGTGACTATATATGTTACACCCTTGTATATATAAGGTGTGTTGAGAAAAATAATGTTATTTGactatgaatgaaaaaaaattaaagtcatctactgattttgaaaataaactataacaAATAACAAATATGTTGTCCAGTTTCACCAAGAGATTTATGGCCTGTTAACAACAACTTACTTGGTGAAAAATACATGATTTATGGTTTCATATATTTGGTTATTGTGAAATTAATTTCTtgaatattaagaaataaataaaatagtcaaatatgATAAGAAAAGATAAAGTGATCACTATAATTTGACAATAGTAAAAAGGATATCCTTGATAGCATTTTTTTGCGAAAAGAATGAGTAACTGAACATGGTGGGGATGTTGGCCTTCTAAATTTTCAagacataaataaatattataaagtttCACCATGTGATATGGATAATTAACATAactatgttgaaattttggaaattgagagATGAGGTTCAAGCCTATAATATTTGAGTCGCCAATGATAGAAACTCAACTCAACGCTTgatataacgtcaagtcttgagttcaataaGACAAAGTACATCATCAATATGTGGCTGCTAGcactataaaaaatatatattatatcatttcaAGGGAAAAGTGCTAGGCATCTATAATGATAAAGGGAAGGATGAGTATTAT from Gossypium hirsutum isolate 1008001.06 chromosome D04, Gossypium_hirsutum_v2.1, whole genome shotgun sequence encodes:
- the LOC107898692 gene encoding berberine bridge enzyme-like 18, whose translation is MKFLQHSVLPFLIVTLSLNGATLAHSYGDFLHCLSLRISNSSTISKVIYTQNNPSYSSVLNASIHNARFSTPTTPKPYAIITPRKTSHVQSTIYCSKNHGFQLRIRSGGHDVEGVSYVSQVPFVILDLVNFREVKVDTENEVAWVQSGATTGELYYGIASKTQTLGFPAGICHTIGIGGHLSGGGFGVLGRKYGLAVDHVIDAKLVDANGRVLRRKSMGEDLFWAIRGGGGNTFGVVLAWKVKLVPVPPVVTVFTVNKNLEQNATKIFHRWQYIAHKLPKDLFTTVWVMKVNSSQVGKKTVEASFRGMLLGGVDELIPLIQNEFPELGLAKENCTQMSWVQSILYFGGLPIQPVDILLNRHALPVSSVKEKTDFVREPMSETGIEGFMNMFLEEEADFAITMIEAFGGRMDEIRENELPYPHRAGILFESTYIVQWTNEADAGTYINWIRRLYSYMASYASKSPREAYYNYKDLDLGTNNIIGYTSYEQASVWGLKYFKNNFKRLVQIKTKVDPMNFFRNEQSIPPL